In Paludibaculum fermentans, the genomic stretch TCTCCGTTTATCTCCACTTTACAGCGGAAACCGCAAGTTCTTCGCTGGGGTTCCAGGCCCGCCCGGCCCGGTCCGCTTTGACTCTGGAATGCGAGCAAGTCGCATAGAATGAAAGAGTTGGCGGGATTTTTGAGTGCTCCAGTTTTTCCCTTGACTTAACCTGTCTCAGCGTCTACCCTCAAATCACATACAGGTTTTACGGTCGCGAAACCGTTGAATCTGATTCTCCCATTGAACATCAGAGTAAGGGCCTATCCCTATGGGTAGGCCCTTTGCTTTTTCCAGCCGCTCAAGTGCTTATCCGCCATAGTCTTGGGCAGATGGAGGGGCTGTGTATGCTAGTCTGATAACTTCGGAGCCTCGCCTCCACCTATGTCCGACCAAAAACTAAAAGTAATCCCGCTGGGCGGCCTCGGCGAGTTCGGCATGAACTGCATGGCCATCCGCTACGGCGACGACATCATCGTCGTAGACGCGGGCATGATGTTTCCTGACGCCGAACTCCTAGGCGTCGACATTGTCACCCCTGACTTTGCTTATCTAGAAGAAAATAAAGAATTTGTTCGTGCCCTCGTGCTCACGCACGGGCACGAGGACCATATCGGCGGCATCCCGTTCCTGCTGTCCCAGCTGAACATCCCGATCTACGGCACGGCCTTTACGTTGGCCCTGGTGGAACGCCGGCTGGAAGAGCACGAGATGCTCGACGAAGCCCGGCTGCATCGCGTGAAGCCCGGTCAGAAGATCGAGTTGGGCCCCTTCCACGTCGAGTTCGTGCACGTCACGCACTCCATTGTGAGCTGCGTGGCCCTCGCCATCACAACGCCTCTCGGCGTGATCATCCACACCGGCGATTTCAAGGTCGACCCCACTCCCACCGACAACGTCCTGTTTGACCTCCACACCCTGGCTGAGTACGGCAAGCGCGGTGTGCTCCTACTGCTGTCGGATTCTACAAACGTCGATCGTCCAGGCTACACCGCCTCGGAACGGGCCGTCCTGCCACGCTTCGAAGAGATCTTCAACCGCGCCGAGCGCCGCGTGGTGGTGGCCTGTTTCTCCAGTTCCATCCATCGTTTGCAGCAGATCCTCGACCTCGCCGCCACGGTCGGACGCAAAGTCGCTTTCATCGGCCGCAGCATGTTGTCGGCCACCGAGATCGCCCACAACCTGGGCCTGCTCACGATTCCCGACAACCTCCTGCTGCGCCCCCAGGACATCATGTCCGTCGCGCCCCATAAGGTGGTCTGCGTCGTCAGCGGCACCCAGGGCGAACCCATGTCCGCCATGAGCCGCGTGGCCGTGGACAACCACAAGAGCCTGTCGCTGGAACGCGGCGACGTCGTGGTGCACAGCGCCCGCATCATCCCCGGCAACGAGAAGGCCATCGGCCGCATGATGAACCACATCGCGCGTCGCGGAGCCGAGGTTGTCGCCGGATCGATGAATCCGCCAATCCACGTCTCTGGACACGGTTCCCAGGAAGAGCTCAAGTTATTGTTGAACCTCATCCGGCCCCGGTATTTCGTCCCGATCCACGGCGAATACTGGCAGATGTCGAAGCACGCCGCCCTCGCTTCGCACCTGCGCTCCTACGGCCTGGAAGACACCTTCATCCTCGAAACCGGCCAGACGCTGGAGATCGACCGCCACGGCGCCCGCAAGGGTGAGAAGGTCACCGTGGGCCGCATCTGCATCGATTCCGGCTCCATCGACGAGATCGTGGAAGACATGGTCATCCGCGACCGCCGTCATCTGTCGGAGGACGGTTTCGTCATCCCGATCATCGCGATCGACAAACACACCGGCAAGTGCGAAGGCCTGCCGGAGATCGTCTCCCGCGGCTTCGTTTCGATGGAAGAACGCTCCGAGCTCATGGCTTCGGCGCGCCAGGTGGTCCTGCGGACCCTGGAAACCTCCTCGAATGAAGAGCGTACCGACTGGGGCGTGATGCAGGAGAAGATCCGCGCCGACCTGAAGCGGTTCCTCAACAAGCAGACGCAACGCCGTCCCTTAATCATGCCCGTCATCCTCGAGGTCTGACCGAGTGAGCATCCTGATCGACGACGCATCCGGTTTCCAGGGGGAAGCCGAACGAGTAGTGACTCCAGCCACCTTTGAAGAGGCGGCCCAATTTCTACGCGAGGCTTCCGAGGCCGGCATTCCCGTCACGGTTTCCGGCGCCGGCACCGGCATCACCGGCGGCCGCTGTCCGCAAGGCGGGTGGGAGCTCTCCCTAGACGGGTTCCGCAAGGTGGAGGCCGGTTCGGGCTTCGCCACCGCCGGAGCGGGTGCGTTGTTGAAGGATTTGCAGGCCGCCGCCGTCGCCAAGGGGCAGTTCTATGCTCCGGATCCGACTGAATGGACCGCCTCCCTCGGCGGCACCATTGCAACCAATGCCTCCGGTTCGCGCAGTTTCCGGTTCGGCTCCACCCGCCGCCATCTGCGGGCGCTGACCGTCGCATTCATGGACGGTTCCGTCCGGACCTTTCAGCGCGGCGAGAAGCTCGATTTCCCGTATACCCCGCTGCCCGCACCGGCTACCACCAAGAATACGGCCGGGTACTTCCTTCCGCCTGAGGCCGAATGGGTCGACCTGATCTGCGGCAGTGAAGGCACGCTGGGCGTTGTCCTCGAAGCTGAGGTGACGCTGCTGCCCCAGCCCAAGGACATCCTCTCGGGTGTCGTTTTCTTTCAGGAAGATGCAGCCACGCTGGCGGCCGTGGACGAATGGCGCGGCGTGCCGCAGCTGCGCATGCTGGAGTATATGGACGAGCCGTCGCTGAATTTCCTACGGACGTCGTATGGGAGCGAGATCCCCCGCCAAGCCAAGGCCTGCCTCATGATTGAGCAGGAACTTGATGGACTTGCGGGCGATCCTGTCGACGAGTG encodes the following:
- a CDS encoding FAD-binding oxidoreductase encodes the protein MSILIDDASGFQGEAERVVTPATFEEAAQFLREASEAGIPVTVSGAGTGITGGRCPQGGWELSLDGFRKVEAGSGFATAGAGALLKDLQAAAVAKGQFYAPDPTEWTASLGGTIATNASGSRSFRFGSTRRHLRALTVAFMDGSVRTFQRGEKLDFPYTPLPAPATTKNTAGYFLPPEAEWVDLICGSEGTLGVVLEAEVTLLPQPKDILSGVVFFQEDAATLAAVDEWRGVPQLRMLEYMDEPSLNFLRTSYGSEIPRQAKACLMIEQELDGLAGDPVDEWVERMEAAGALEDSWFGETAKDRERFRVYRHTLPELVNAKVRMNGFQKLSSDFAVPLDRNAEMLAYYQETLNRYFPGKYTIYGHIGDAHVHVNILSESQADFDNGKQWMTNAAAHSVSLGGTVSAEHGLGKRKLHLLPLMFTPEQIEDMKAVKSRLDPQWLLGRGNLFSAR
- a CDS encoding ribonuclease J, which translates into the protein MSDQKLKVIPLGGLGEFGMNCMAIRYGDDIIVVDAGMMFPDAELLGVDIVTPDFAYLEENKEFVRALVLTHGHEDHIGGIPFLLSQLNIPIYGTAFTLALVERRLEEHEMLDEARLHRVKPGQKIELGPFHVEFVHVTHSIVSCVALAITTPLGVIIHTGDFKVDPTPTDNVLFDLHTLAEYGKRGVLLLLSDSTNVDRPGYTASERAVLPRFEEIFNRAERRVVVACFSSSIHRLQQILDLAATVGRKVAFIGRSMLSATEIAHNLGLLTIPDNLLLRPQDIMSVAPHKVVCVVSGTQGEPMSAMSRVAVDNHKSLSLERGDVVVHSARIIPGNEKAIGRMMNHIARRGAEVVAGSMNPPIHVSGHGSQEELKLLLNLIRPRYFVPIHGEYWQMSKHAALASHLRSYGLEDTFILETGQTLEIDRHGARKGEKVTVGRICIDSGSIDEIVEDMVIRDRRHLSEDGFVIPIIAIDKHTGKCEGLPEIVSRGFVSMEERSELMASARQVVLRTLETSSNEERTDWGVMQEKIRADLKRFLNKQTQRRPLIMPVILEV